In a single window of the Agrobacterium tumefaciens genome:
- a CDS encoding MFS transporter: protein MAYYQSLGFSPQEIALLSSTYWATFSLLQLPSGGFADHYGPKISLIAGGLVVSTAYLIEASSMHMVWFILSAIMQGVGQSMIAGSDSTMIFAVLKHQGMEKRYSEYESKAWTGRHLGLLLGLLGGAAISTVFGFRAVFIASACAMFFGSLVPFVIMKFDWVTPSRHKKAKSGNNYLRHFQLVPLSILSRFCIVYTFDAILPILFQMTLIHLGVSAAVVSVLFAVILISSLMGYYLSLVTRNLDLRISFEIFTLINGAGMALVSFGLWLSTSLSTSIVLLGFSLLGLTKGAYAPPFTAQILQRDGGEDSSKSLSLLYFLGGLAAAGTIYSTVSLAGLTSLTSLCMLLAVAAFGSVFFSHFAHLRRG from the coding sequence GTGGCATATTATCAGAGCTTGGGTTTCTCCCCGCAAGAAATCGCACTCCTGAGCTCGACATACTGGGCGACCTTTTCGCTTCTTCAGCTTCCTTCGGGTGGCTTTGCAGATCACTATGGTCCAAAAATCTCGCTGATTGCCGGTGGATTGGTCGTTTCGACAGCCTATCTCATTGAGGCATCTTCCATGCATATGGTTTGGTTTATCCTTTCGGCCATAATGCAGGGAGTCGGACAAAGCATGATTGCCGGATCAGATTCAACGATGATTTTCGCTGTTCTGAAGCATCAGGGAATGGAAAAGCGCTATAGTGAATACGAATCCAAGGCTTGGACTGGCAGACATCTCGGCCTGCTCCTGGGTTTGCTGGGCGGAGCAGCAATTTCGACCGTGTTCGGTTTTAGAGCAGTTTTCATCGCAAGCGCTTGCGCCATGTTTTTCGGCTCGCTAGTGCCTTTTGTTATAATGAAATTCGACTGGGTTACTCCGAGCCGACACAAGAAGGCCAAATCCGGAAATAATTATCTAAGACATTTTCAACTTGTACCCCTAAGCATATTGTCGCGGTTTTGCATAGTATATACTTTTGATGCCATTCTGCCGATATTATTCCAGATGACACTCATACATTTAGGCGTTAGTGCCGCCGTCGTCAGCGTATTGTTTGCGGTCATATTGATCTCGTCTTTGATGGGATACTATCTGTCATTGGTAACACGAAACCTTGATTTACGAATATCCTTTGAGATATTCACCCTAATCAACGGGGCGGGTATGGCCCTTGTCTCATTCGGCTTATGGCTTAGCACTTCTCTCTCTACCAGTATTGTCTTGCTGGGTTTCTCTTTGCTCGGCCTCACAAAAGGAGCTTACGCGCCGCCTTTCACCGCGCAAATACTACAAAGAGACGGAGGAGAAGATTCTTCTAAATCCCTATCTTTACTGTATTTTCTAGGCGGCTTGGCCGCGGCTGGAACCATCTATTCGACAGTGAGTCTGGCTGGGCTAACGTCCTTAACGAGCCTATGTATGCTGCTGGCTGTTGCCGCCTTCGGATCTGTCTTTTTTTCACATTTTGCTCACCTGCGCCGCGGTTAG
- a CDS encoding DUF3991 and toprim domain-containing protein: MEKQKLEELRDRVPCAALLEQAGFAIDVKESTRKALKYRRGAEIVIVIHGGRGWFDPLSDAKGDIFGLAKHLDGVSFVEALDRVADLVGVIARDLVWSRPAGKPAHSISIPERWANRRRPWQGSMTWRYLRAERYVPVTIIREAIQSDVLREGPYGSMWAAHVNDDGAVTGWEERGPSWQGFSAAGSKVLFRLGSSDAMRLCVTEAAIDAMSLAAFEGLRECSLYLSTGGGWSPATHAAVRRLAARPGAVLVAATDANSQGETFAGRLRDIAEEVGCDWLRLTPPAEDWNDALKAQEEEKKERKARAGRGGLPHARRPHQG, translated from the coding sequence ATGGAGAAACAGAAACTGGAAGAACTTCGGGACCGTGTCCCGTGCGCAGCCTTGCTGGAACAGGCTGGCTTTGCCATCGACGTCAAGGAAAGCACCCGCAAGGCATTAAAATACCGGCGCGGTGCGGAAATCGTCATCGTCATCCATGGGGGGCGGGGATGGTTCGATCCGCTGTCCGACGCGAAAGGCGATATCTTCGGCCTCGCGAAGCATCTGGACGGCGTCTCCTTCGTCGAAGCGCTGGACCGGGTGGCCGACCTGGTCGGCGTCATCGCCAGGGATCTTGTTTGGTCTCGCCCGGCCGGGAAGCCCGCGCATAGCATTTCAATCCCGGAACGTTGGGCAAACCGACGTCGCCCTTGGCAGGGATCGATGACCTGGCGCTATCTGCGCGCTGAGCGCTACGTGCCGGTAACGATCATCCGGGAGGCCATCCAAAGTGACGTCCTTCGGGAAGGCCCTTACGGCAGCATGTGGGCCGCGCATGTCAATGACGATGGTGCAGTTACTGGGTGGGAGGAGCGTGGTCCCAGTTGGCAGGGATTTTCCGCAGCCGGTTCGAAGGTATTGTTTCGCCTTGGTTCTTCCGACGCCATGCGTCTTTGCGTCACCGAAGCGGCGATTGACGCCATGAGCCTTGCGGCATTCGAGGGGCTTCGCGAGTGCAGCCTCTACCTCAGCACTGGCGGTGGGTGGTCGCCGGCGACGCACGCTGCGGTTCGCAGGCTGGCCGCGCGTCCCGGTGCTGTTCTGGTCGCGGCTACCGATGCCAATAGCCAGGGCGAGACCTTCGCCGGCCGGCTTCGCGACATTGCCGAGGAGGTTGGCTGTGACTGGTTGCGACTGACGCCGCCTGCCGAGGACTGGAATGACGCACTGAAAGCGCAGGAAGAAGAAAAGAAGGAAAGGAAAGCGAGGGCAGGAAGAGGTGGCCTGCCGCATGCCCGCCGGCCGCATCAAGGGTGA
- a CDS encoding DUF1419 domain-containing protein yields the protein MNTSSQIRKVYQGTADRHQMFRLFDRHAQRPNRFEGDSSMLYAGEWFEITEREHDYMFEVLPPLWIRGSMFAMREFLTGSVTSVFFALRIDGVIRHFHGYCDLSYERSVEEMRLAIIVRETRPVRAMTRDERLEHIWSTTADAYRGYSDQTSPQYLPDQRVISLYTKARSARLKLLDDLTDDEIASKLPVQLRHLPDAAAAA from the coding sequence GTGAACACCTCTTCCCAAATCCGTAAAGTCTACCAGGGCACCGCCGACCGCCATCAGATGTTTCGGTTGTTCGATCGGCATGCACAGCGCCCAAACCGATTCGAGGGTGACTCGAGCATGCTCTATGCAGGCGAGTGGTTCGAAATCACCGAGCGAGAACACGACTATATGTTCGAGGTCCTGCCACCGCTGTGGATCCGGGGCTCGATGTTCGCAATGCGCGAATTCCTGACCGGATCCGTCACATCGGTGTTCTTCGCGCTGCGGATCGACGGGGTCATTCGTCACTTCCACGGATATTGTGATCTGTCATACGAGCGGTCGGTGGAAGAGATGCGGCTGGCGATTATCGTGCGGGAAACGCGCCCGGTGAGAGCGATGACGCGGGACGAGCGTCTCGAGCACATCTGGAGCACCACAGCGGACGCCTATCGCGGCTACTCCGATCAAACCTCCCCGCAATATCTGCCGGATCAGCGCGTCATCAGTCTCTACACCAAAGCTCGATCTGCCAGGTTGAAGCTGCTCGACGACCTGACCGACGACGAGATCGCCAGCAAACTGCCCGTCCAACTGCGCCATCTGCCCGATGCGGCAGCCGCAGCGTGA